The stretch of DNA ctatttcttgttttagtttttaacgtttttaaaaacgtttggcattttttttctaacctttGACACTTCTTTAAGGTGTTTCACATTCCCTTTGAAACGTTTGATATTTACTTAAAAAgcttcacattttattttcaaaagcttGACGTtgcttttctaacgtttaacatttctcttttagtttcgttttttttagtacgcctgacatttcttttcaaacatctgacgtttatttttctaaatttgacgtttctttctgaagtttgacatttttttcaacacttcAAAATCCACTCATTAAGatcttttttatgtaatttttagcatAGAAATAACACCTTTAATCTCTAAAGCAAAAACCTGAAGTGTTTGAAGATTACGCAGAataatctcaaatatttaaatatttcttaaataaaatgaaataaaattattcttttatttatgaaaacaCCAAGATGAGGTCCGAATTAAGCAACATTCCCctataaaaaacttttcttttcttatctggcgaagaaatacaatttttcgGGCTTATCAAAAAACTTTGTAAGACCAACTTCACTCCAGTTTAccctattttattttatttataaatttttgactCATATGAAAAGTAAATATGACTAATAAATCTCTTGATAacttttatggaatttttggtttattcaaaaaaaaattcccgaatagtttttttttttgcttaccACAACGATAATCTTTATTTATTGTACAAATTATCAGAAAAGCAATGTCTGGtataaaagagataaaatttcgCTTGTCTTGAGttttatttctcaagaaaaatgactcgaattgttttctttctcttcttttttttataatttttcatttaattttcacgacttgtatttctcaatgaatttagaaattattttatttattcttgcATTTCTACGGAGAAGTTGTTCTGATACTTTTAGAATTTGTCGatagttgagaaaaaattaaaactttccaCTTGAGGCATTTCagaaaattagcaaatatttaatttatatatagagaTCTAAGATAATATATAATTGCTTTACATATAGAAATGTCTTTTCGAATACAAAgttttctattatttattttaaaaatcgtgTGAGTGTAGGCAGAGCAGATGACTCCACGCAATATAAAGCAATTAAAGACACAACATCTACGtaatttttaggtaaattaaattaaatttaatattatgaaataaatttttttcccgcaaaaacatttaaaagaacttttaatgaaGCTCTTACCTGACTCTTTGCATTGTCTCCCTTTATCTCCGAACTAATGTTTGCGACGTAGTTTTCCGTATACTTGATGAGGGGGGTGAGATCAATAACGGAGTCAAAGGAGCTATTGGTGGTCTGGCAGgagatttgtttttcttgGCAAATGACATCCGTTACGAATTGGATGATGAGACGACAATCTGTGTTCTCGATTATCTTTGGTCCCTTCTCCATGCCCGACTCTGCGCACACGAACTCAATTACCGTATGCCAGGGTTCCTTGTTCTTCTTGCACATCCCCCCGCCGGAGTATTTGAGGAAAGGTGCTCCAGTTTGATTAATCATTAGCTTATCATTGACAATACCCAAGCCGATGGTTTCTGTGGGAAAGATTTCGCACGCCCCGGATGATTCGAGGCAGGGTGTTAGTGGGGCAGAGCACACCCCGAAGGTGTACGTGTGATTATCATGGGTGACATTGTATGGCTTCTTCGACAGCTGCCGAAGGTCATACTTGAAGCCAGACTTTGGATCCACAGCTGTGCATGGTTCGAGGGTTTCGCAGACAGCCGATGTGGGCCAAACAAACTCATACTGACAATCTTGATAGCCAATGAATTCAATCTTCTCAATCCGAGCCGTCTTGTCGCACTGGAAGGTGATGATTGAGGATACGTGGCGTGTTGTGTCGCTTGAACAGAGCTCTGGACTGATCATCTTAACCGATGGGGTACCATTATCAATCGTTGGCTTATCAATTGTCCCCAAATTCTGGAATCTCTTTGTCAAATCCGTTTCGGTGCGATTGACAAAGCACACCCCCGTTCCGGGTGGACACATTGCATCCAGATCCCAGAGAACTGGTCGACAAATATTTATAAGGAATGTGCCCCCGTTGCGGTCGTCAACAACATGATTGACCATTGCAAGTGGGTAGAGATTGATTGTTGTAAATGAGTTCAGAGGTATGGAGCAGGAGTCAAGTGGTTTCGCGGAAGTTGGTGTGCATGCAATCTTTGTGCGATACATTACGACGTATGTGCAACCATCGCTACTCCGTTTAGCACTGAATGGATCCTTTACGGGGGTGTAGTCGCACTGGAGAATCACCGAGAGAGAATAATTCTTACTGGCTGAGCACTTCTCTCCGGAGAAATCAAAGTGGAATCGCCCATTTGATAGCTTAAGGGTGTGCTCCATACCCAACACTTTATCTTTGCCCTTGGCGTGCAGGCAGGCACCAACTCCTGTTGTCCCATTGCAGCTCTTCGATACAGCACCACAGagattaaattcaatcttaTCCTTCCCGAGATTCACAGAATGACCCAAATCCGACTGGAGGCTCCCCAGGTCGAAGGTTGAATTGTAGATGGGTTCAGTCACTTTGCATCCATCCCCAGTTACCTCCtgcaaaaggataaaaaaatgcaaaaaaagggaTTTCAGTAATCATCCATTGTGGTTGCAGCTTTTGCGTAGAAACTTTTCATTGCTCGAGATAAGGGTGTGTGTGGGAGAAAAGAAAGGAACAAAGGCAATCAACGATCGCTATCTGATAAGAAGCAAACTCACCAATTTGTCCAGACCGTCGCAGCCACGGAGGGACAGGAGGGCAAGCAAGGTGAGGAATTTTACGGCGAAATTGCaaaacattgcaagttcgggGGGGTTCAGGGCCTCGACACACTAACAAAAAAACCCGCGTTACACTAAATAACTCAAAAGTTTTCACTCTTTCAGCACTCTAAGTGGTTCTCAAGAAACACTACGAGAGTCTTCTGGGATCAAAATTTGCTGTTACACGATAATATGATACTTTTTCACCgattagattattttttgagtCACTGTTTTTCAACCACACTGAACAAAATTTCTGTGACAGTTTCTGGATGCGCGCGCTTTTCTCCCCATAAAGTATCTCGGTGGGAAAATATCCGCGGAGTTTCCCATCAGTATTCCATGCTAAATTCCAtctaatatttgaattttaacggacttatttttgcttttccaaaagtgcaattttactTGCTTTTTCCTAAATTGTTGggcataaaacgcatttttgggGTTCGGGCATAAATTccctaagagtgaaaaactcccgtgataaactcctgaaggatTTGGCGCTTTAAAAGCAACttaaaaccgggaaaatcttacaggAGTTTATCAAGGATCATGCTCAcgtgaaattttcctcactttttcactgcaaaaagccttcgggagtttatcacgagagtttttcactcttagagaatacagccttACTTACGGCTGCTGCTGAAAATTAaggcccgcggaaattttgacggttaaTAATACAAATTCGTAATTTTGACgcttggggattttacacgcacttttttcccggaaatggattttcgtgacttttggaGTTTTTAATGCCAATAGAcacggcgtcgcttcctgggcatgaattctccaagagtgaaaaactcccttgataaactcctgaactcgctcctgaaggctttagcgctttaaaagaaatgtgaaaaccgggaaaatcttacgagagtttatcacggatacattttagctgtgattctttttttattagatgaTCACTCTTACGTGaagttttcttcactttttttctgcaaaaagttggtgaaaaccgcctggtatcaggagactctgtaccaaatttcatcgcaatcGGACCaccggtgtagaaatgcatacacgaaatcctttatttactatagatttaaaaaaaaatatttaatttatttaattaataacgttaatttttttttaatcagagaagctcaataaattaaatctttcaagTCGTTGACCTGCATTCCTTTCCTTTATTTCTGGGCCGctaaaaaaagcaataaatgcatttaaatGTCAGAACAATTTCAGGTGCCAATCATAATAGAAATGAAGACAgcataaaacaataattatGCTCCCTTGCATTCACcctataaatacataaaatttcccttcaatttCTTCAGTTTCTTGGCggttttctttcatttcaaacATGCGGAAAATCTGTGCTTTGTGCTGCCTTTTAATCCTCTTTCCAGGATTTTATGCATTCCTTGAAGAGGAtccagaagaaaattctgaaactGAACTCATGATTGGTCTTGTGGAAATTGTTAAATCTCTGGATATTAAAAGTCTTGTTATTTTCTACCCAGATGAAAATTCCACCTAtgatattaataaattcatcataaaAGTGCACGAGAGGCAACTAAAATcggcaattttcttcaattcagaCGACTTTTTTAGTCACATTGAGAGCTGCATGGGGGACTCTCTTGAAACGACgagtttgattttttctgaACCGAGTGAAATTGTGCCTGAAATTCAGTATCGCGTTCTGGATCATCGTCTCAATCTCTTCATTTTCTACTGGGGATCCCACAGTTTGCCCAGGAAGAATTCCCTCAATCTCAAGGAACCACTCAAAGTTGTAATTCTGACCACGCCGAGGCCCAATGTGTAGGATTTTTGGAGATTTATAACGAGTCGATTCTGTTGAAAAGCtcataagatttttataagaacactaaaaatcttataaatgacgaattgtaaaaaagaaaagatttttaacacaaagcgacccaataaaaggaaaagatttttaacagaatcgatTCCAAAAGTAAAGATTTTAACAGAATTGActccaaaagaaaagatttttagtagAATCAATTCCAAAAGTAAAGATTTTAACAGAATTGActccaaaagaaaagatttctaaAAGAATCAACATTAAaagtaaagatttttaacagaaagcgacccaaaaaaaaaagttaattttttaaacagaattgACCCCAAAAGAAAGGAGTTTTAACATAAATGAACCctaagttttattaatatatattttattatcgatatattaatatttatgaggattttaaaattattgccATTATTGATAAGgaaagatttataaatttttaattaagaaaaaaaaactttaaattcatacacaaatatttattcattaacgAGAAGCTGCGCACAGACAAATATTTCtaggcaaaatattttttatattatcaagaaaattcttcccaatatttttctggaaaagttttaaagctttaaatattaacctttggaatgcggaggccttggaggttacgtagaatgcgaaggtggggtcgttgaacgaccccaaaaagaaggccaattttctcccaaattatacaacctggagttgtcgggttagtgcctatagattccttatatagtcctcttgccccttgcatcacaaattcgccacccggaaacacgtagaagaagatattagggaaaaacatttttcactcatttttcacaatttcttcttgagaaatttgccaagaaagttAACCccaactgcaatttttttttcactcttccccacgttcccctcacttcccgcaacgtgataaatgacaatatttctcgaatattctttattgttttgcacatttacatgcttctaattatgttttatgttgtttatgctctaaaaaattttccgcagcatgaccgttacaccaatttttgaattcccttcttctacatttttcttaataacttttcttgtggtggtcggattgagctgaaattttcacacaacctcctcagataaccaaggaacttatttccaaaagatgggaacgctatcttttatatttattgagttatagcacgaaatatagcgctggagtcgttcaacgaccccgctccgcattccaagggttaaggACATTATTTACAGCATTTtctgcaattaaaaaaaattgaaaaatgaagtaaaatcCTTTTAGTTTAAGGATCTACTACAACCAGGCCACTCCAGATGGAAAGGGAATCCTTGTTCTTGTTAATTGGTACGATGGCAACAGTTTAGGTCTCTTCAGATTCCCCGTTCTACCGGAAATAGCTCACGTTTACAGCGATTTCGATGGGAGAGTTCTAATCATCCCTGTTATCCATGTAAGggatatttttacaaaataatttttaaaaagaattaagattaatttaaaaaaattcttcagtcCCCTCCATGGCACTTTGTGGTCTACCAAAATGAAACCATTGACAATGAGACCTACTCAACGTTCCCCGTGGAGTATGGGAATATGGAGTACGAGGAGACACCCTTATTCAAAGTTGTGGGTGGTCGAGATGATAATCTGCTGAAATTGCTGGCAAAGAAGATGAATTTCACATTCAAGTACATCGATCCACCTGAACGTACTCAGGGTTCAGCCATTGGATCCAGTGATAATTTAACATTCTCCGGTGGATTGGGGTTGCTGCAGAGGAGGGAAGCTAATCTCCTTCTGGGCGACATTGCCATCACGAGTGAACGGAGTAAAGCTGTTGAGTTTTCATTCTTCACCCTGGTTGATTCGGGGGCTTTTGTAACGCACGCTCCACGTCGTCTTAGTGAAGCTCTGGCCCTTGTACGTCCCTTTCGGATGAATGTGTGGCCAGCACTGATTCTCACTGTGATAGCATCGGGTCCTGTACTTTACCTGGTCATAATAGTGCCACAGTGGTGGCGGAAATCCACGCGGAAAGTcaaagagaataatttctttcatcaCATTGATTACATTGATGAAATGAATTACGGTGTACCACGAAGACTTCGTCCTCTGAAACCCATCGCAAAAAGGAGGAAATTGCCACAGAATCTACTCGAACGgtaattgaatatttgaaaatcattttaataaaaaaaaaggattcagCAGAGTATTTTTTCGTCCCCCTACAGGTGCATTTGGttcacaattaatttatttctgaaaCAGAGTGCGTGCTTGCCATACGGAGGAAATCGCGCTAGATTTGTCTCTCTAATCCTCTGGCTCTCTGCAACGTACATTTTGGGGGATTTCTATTCAGCACAGCTCACATCGCAATTGGCACGACCAGCACGGGAGGCACCGATAAGTATATAGCCTACACAGCATACCTATACACCTCTAATACCCCTTTCGTGtgcattttgaatttcctccccaaacacacccacccaccctcTCTCCATTTAATTTGCAGATGATTTGTATCGATTAGAAGCAGCAATGAAGTGGAAGGGGTACGAATTGTATGTGGAACGACAAAGTGCTTCGTTGGCGATTTTGGAGAATGGCACGGAGATATTTCACCGGCTCCATTCGATGATGATGGCACAGAATCGCAAATCCAATGAATCATACTTGATATCATCCATTGAGGAGGGGGTCTACATGGTGATGATGAGCGATAGGAAAGTTGTTCTCGGTGGGCGGGAAACCCTTTTCTTCAACATGAAGCGCTATGGtgtgaaaaaatttcaattaagtgAAAAACTCTACACAAGATATTCAGCCGTTGCTGTGCCCAATGGATGTCCTTTCCTCGACATCCTTAACAATATGTAGAATACATAATAATTCTCTTTAATCTCTTATTCCTctgaaatatccttttttttaacaatttttgcaGACTAATTCGTTTATTTGAGAGCGGAATCCTGGATCGTATGACCAATAAGGAATACGAAAAGATGTTTGAGTCAACAAAGATAAAGACACCAAAGCAGGAAATTGACAAAACATCCCAGAAACCGGCAAAGATTAATTTCGAAGAGGAGCACATTCTAAAGCCAGTCAGCCTTAAATTACTCCAAGGAGCCTTCTACACCCTCCTCATTGGCTACATCCTTTCGGGAATTGTTCTTCTACTTGAGTGCGAATGGAAAAAACCACGGaggaattatataaaatatttaattaaatttcttcagaaAATTTGGTGCTacataaagaatatttcattgaaatgtATTACATTCATTGGTAGTGAATTACAGGATTGTTTCAATGAAGAagatgattaaattaaattatttgaacgcTCTCTCTTgcatttccttaattttatttaaagtatgGGGTGATTGGGGCTAATGGGGCTAATTTAGTCAATCTTAAGTCTTTAAGGGCTTTAAACAGCATATTctctatccaaaaaaaaaccattttcacatttctacgGGAAAGCCttctaggcaaaaaaaagtgtcatgcATCCATTTCCCAACTCCGTTAATCCCtatctcattttattataatatttttaatttattattctattttatctttaaaaacttaacaCATCCTGGACGGCTTGACGCACATCGGCGTCCACTGACAGTTCTCAATTCTGTACGCTGtaacaatttgccactctttttgcgtttgacatttacccggtaggaaaacttctccaacattttttcagccaattttgattgctgactcgtaaggtgttcatatatgattaataaatctattatttattaaatttatgaaatgatttgaaatcagcatttaaaagatttcaaattagttgtgacaagaaaaaggatttatctagaatattctagataatGATAATTCTGGATATTATCCTATGACGGAAATAGAAATAACAGACTAagtatttagaatattctagatttttttaaatcacactGTCACAGAGTAGATATTAGCTAAATACATGtattatgaagttttcagaatttttagaataaaaaagtcaacCTGCTTGTTGACGTTATCATCAGGTGATttaggttatatattttacgaaaagaaaattttcctcttacataacctcaatttaatttttgtgataaaaactaaaaggaaactcgtctgagagattttcactgaaattatcccataaatctgacttttttccacatgaatataaaagtgcggttatgttggcatgagaaaaaatgccaaatatgtccaaagatttttgaaaactaaattgtgttttctttgcgataattttatattaaaaaaaatttgtgttaCACATAACTGAATATTgtgtcaaataaatattttctgataacgTGCGAAGAACATAAGAACACCATGGTCCCACCGGGTAACATTTCTGGACGCCAGTGACTAATTGTTACATGTCGTGTAAAAAAcctttgggaagtattttaccCGTCGTCAGTGTGTTAATTTCCCTAATTTCCAAAACTTCTGAAGACCGTTACACCGTTAATCGCgaatgattttcaaataaaaacacaACAAAGTCACTTTTAGAAGCCTATCAAATGTTTattgtttgcattttactgattttgtatggaaaatgtGTGCAAATTCGACCCCggaaaatatatcaaaaatcgccctaaaagtggaaaaatccCTTGTTTTGAGAGGTTTGGGTGTTCCATGGAAGTGCCTAGGATCTGATTTAAGTgaattctgcaaaatatttgatgaaataaatCCGGGAGGAGTGATTTTTGATACAGCTCCTCTGAAGCATGGATCAGTCCCTCAGTGGGAGCATTTTAGGGAGAAAACTCCTCAGATGACCCTTCAGGACTTCCTGACAAGTTGTCCATCGCACGAGGGGAAAGGAAGATGGCTGTCATTTGGCTACAAGAGTTTCAGGGAACTTTCAGAGAGGATGAGAGATGAAATCGATTTCGCTCCTTTCGGGTTTCCGGACATTAAGGAAGACATAACATTGTGGCTTGGCAGCAGAGGTGCCCACACATCCTGCCACTATGACACATACGGTAGGAATATTGTTGTTCAGGTATTTGGGCACAAACGATGGATTCTCTTTAGTCCGGAAAGTGATTTACGCCCCACTAGGATTCCTTTTGAAGAGAGCAGCGTCTACAGTGGGTTGAATTTCTTCAGCCCTGGTGATCTCTGTCAGTTCAATGCCATTGCGGAGAAGGCTCACATTGTCACCCTTGCTCCAGGAGATGTCCTGATCGTTCCTCCAAAGTGGTGGCATTTTGTGGAGAACTTGGACACAGCTCTGGCACTTAATGCCTGGATTCCCATTGAACAGGATACAGATGCTCAAATGCAGGAATGCTTCGTTAAAAGTATTATCTTCCAATTCCTTCGCAATGTTGAACCACAAATAaggaaatttatgatttatccGAATGAATTGAAGGACTTTGATGAGGATCCTTCTGAATTCCTTCAGCAACATCTCAGGATTCTTAATTATCTCTCAAGTGTCAAGGATTCAGGAAGAGCACCTTCATACAGAAGCGACGTATcagatgaagaattttcagatCTACTGGCCAAAAACACTTCTGCTGAGTTCGTGAGAGAAGCCACAAAGGAAGAATTTACACAAATTTTAACGGAGAACCAAAAGAGATTCGATGAATCCTGGAGATTTCCTGAACTAACTGCCCAACAGAGGACATCCACAGAACAATTGacgaatttaattaattctctctGCAATGTTGAAGCCATTGAGAGGATGAAGGAATGTTATTTGAAGCTGAAAAAGGCAACTGCAGCTGATTCCTGATTTAAAGAGCCACCAGGAGTTCCAAAGAGAAGCATAAAAACACCTTAAGGACCTGAGGAAAGACACGAATCAATCCGAAACGTCAAAAGTACGAAATAAACCTAACAAAGGCCAAGAAAAccattcaaaagatttttttcttatatcgATTTTTATTATCCGTAATGTCCTGCGGCGTCCGAACAGGATTTCCTAAAAACggaaaaaattaagcaataatGGTGAAAAGGTACATTTAAAACATAAACCTTAATACAGATTACACTTTGTAAATCACAAACACAAAATAGtgctattttctttttttttttcttcacaatttatgCGCCATTTGTGGGATTTTATCTGCCCACAATGAAGGCTTTCATCTCCATGGGGCAGAGAGTTATCTCATCTGACGGCAcggaagtttcttttttgagAAGTGTTAGTGGTGCCGTGAAGATATCCTTGTTCTCCTCAATCCCAAAGAGTCGCTTCAAATTGACATTGCCCTCCAAATTGGGATCGGTGCTGCATTTCTCCAACTGCGTTCGTCTCAGGACAATTCCGAGGGTTGATTTGCCTCCTTTGGACACATGAGGAAGATCTCTTAGGGCTGCAACCTCAATCCCCTTCTCAGCAGGTTCGTGATTCTCCCCAAAAGTCGGCAACATTCCCACCCAGGCATTCTCGTGAAATACCAACTTATCCATTGGATACGTCAGGGTGGTCAGTTGCCAGTGAACATTCGACGTGAGGAATCCTCCGGGATATCTGGAATCCCATGTTGCACAAGCGTCCCGTAGCTCAAGAACAAGTCGAAAGATATTCGTAATCGGTTGATTATCCAACACTCCTTGTCCCAATCCACGATTGTCGTCCTGATTCAATCGTCTATCCTGCATAATCTCCAATTGCCCAGACTTCAGAGACGATCCTCCCAATGATTGAGCCGTTAGCAGCGTTAACCGGAAGGTCTCATCCTCAATGAAGATCGAAGTGGGAACAGGATAGTAGTTAGCCTGAAGGGGAATTTTGCTAAATCTCTGTCGCTTTATCACTTGGAATCCATTCAAATCCGTATAGAAGAATTCCCCACTGTTGATTGGCGTCAAGAACCGCATGACAATCTCCGTATTTCCCATATCTCCAATATCAACCAAATTCCTAATCTCCAACCCATCGTCACGCATGATATACTCATGAATTGCAAACGGTAGTCCCGTTGCGACGCTCGATTCAAGCTCCCCGCGACTCACGAGTGTCGTCAAATTACCCAAAAAGAGCGGCATTGCTGGTCCATCAGGCATAAAGAGGTACGCCCCACTCCTATCTGGTCCCTTCTTCGCTCCGTACTTCATGAATTCCACGTGAATTGGCATTGTTGGGGCATTCGCATCAACCGTCATGGATTTGAGGAATCCCTGATTTGTAAATGCCACTGAGGCACCATTTTCCGCATGCAGGGACACCTCTTTGGGCGTTGTGAACTCCACTTGACTCGGATAGTCACCGAGACTCAAGGAGAATGGTGTATGGGTCATTATTGTGATTTTCGGATAGGTTATACCACTagaacaaagaaaagaaaattctttctaaaaCAAGAATGTCGTAGCCATTTTTTGAATGTTATTTGGTAGAATATCGAGGGCTGAATTGTAAAAACGGTTAATTCTGTTTGTGTTTTGCATAGATTTAACTATTCTAGAGCATAAAAGAGTAAATAAAGTattagaaaatgatttttatttgtgtttctttcagacacatcTTCTGTGTTTTTCTATTAGAACGGTTAGAACTGTCAAATATGAAACTTATTAAATGTCGTTGGAACTTCAAGCACATTTTAAGCGTTTATACGCCATAACctcacatttaaaaaaaactgagaaaatctctcaaataaacaaaagaaattgtgCTATATTCTCGTTAATGAAGTATAAATTAAAGAGCATAAGAGGAGCTCTTCTTATGGCGCAAGATAGCCAAGCAGCAGCTGCGGTAAGTGCTCCAGGACACTCGGGATGGGTGGGATCAATGGAGGCTTTTATACCAGGAAAGGAGGGCgactttgaaattaatttgaagagaTTCGAAcatttcttcaaattgaataaagtaACCGCGGATGAGGAGAAAGTGTCAGCCCTTATCAGCAGGAGAgtattgtgtaaaaaaaactgttggGGGCAGTGCATCCCGGTGCCATTGAAAGTAAAACGTACAAATAGTGCACTGACAATTTGAAGATGAAACTCGCCCCGAAAAGAAATATGGTGGCTGAACGGTGAAAATTTTTCGAGTGACGCAAACatgagaaatgaataaaaaattaaattataagatGTAGAATTAGAAAAAGGAGAGGAACAATGTGCTGTATTCCCGTTAATGAAGTATAAAGCATAAGAGGAGCTCTTCCTCTTTGTGAGTCAACCATACGCATGAACACATacagaaataaagaaaatattacttACTGACTCTCCGCAGCAGAATTGGCAGATAGAATCATGTAGACTTTGAGCCCCATAGGTGGTACGGAAGCTCTAAAGGACATACGATATTTTGTCGTGGAAGCTTGTGGGGCGTACGTTGTGAAGCCACCACGATGCCAAGACCACACAGGACTCACTTGGCCAGGAATGACATTCTTATCGAGATCCCTGATGCTAACAAAGGGTTTTGCAATGAGGAATTCCACCAGCTCCTCACGTGGCTGTGGCAGGGAGTTGTGCACAACAACGTATTTATAGGGGATCTCATCCCCAATTATAATGGTGGGCCTACTCTCGTCCGGTATGGGAAAGCGAGAATCATCCAAATTGAGGTAGGTAAATTTGTAGTCTGGCTGGTAGATTGAGGGTTTCGTCAGGAGTTTGTATACCGCCTGCTGAATGACAAACTTGGATGCACGCACCGCATCCACCATCCTTGCTGCA from Lutzomyia longipalpis isolate SR_M1_2022 chromosome 1, ASM2433408v1 encodes:
- the LOC129786943 gene encoding ionotropic receptor 40a, with protein sequence MRKICALCCLLILFPGFYAFLEEDPEENSETELMIGLVEIVKSLDIKSLVIFYPDENSTYDINKFIIKVHERQLKSAIFFNSDDFFSHIESCMGDSLETTSLIFSEPSEIVPEIQYRVLDHRLNLFIFYWGSHSLPRKNSLNLKEPLKVVILTTPRPNVLRIYYNQATPDGKGILVLVNWYDGNSLGLFRFPVLPEIAHVYSDFDGRVLIIPVIHSPPWHFVVYQNETIDNETYSTFPVEYGNMEYEETPLFKVVGGRDDNLLKLLAKKMNFTFKYIDPPERTQGSAIGSSDNLTFSGGLGLLQRREANLLLGDIAITSERSKAVEFSFFTLVDSGAFVTHAPRRLSEALALVRPFRMNVWPALILTVIASGPVLYLVIIVPQWWRKSTRKVKENNFFHHIDYIDEMNYGVPRRLRPLKPIAKRRKLPQNLLERCIWFTINLFLKQSACLPYGGNRARFVSLILWLSATYILGDFYSAQLTSQLARPAREAPINDLYRLEAAMKWKGYELYVERQSASLAILENGTEIFHRLHSMMMAQNRKSNESYLISSIEEGVYMVMMSDRKVVLGGRETLFFNMKRYGVKKFQLSEKLYTRYSAVAVPNGCPFLDILNNILIRLFESGILDRMTNKEYEKMFESTKIKTPKQEIDKTSQKPAKINFEEEHILKPVSLKLLQGAFYTLLIGYILSGIVLLLECEWKKPRRNYIKYLIKFLQKIWCYIKNISLKCITFIGSELQDCFNEEDD
- the LOC129792481 gene encoding HSPB1-associated protein 1, whose protein sequence is MCANSTPENISKIALKVEKSLVLRGLGVPWKCLGSDLSEFCKIFDEINPGGVIFDTAPLKHGSVPQWEHFREKTPQMTLQDFLTSCPSHEGKGRWLSFGYKSFRELSERMRDEIDFAPFGFPDIKEDITLWLGSRGAHTSCHYDTYGRNIVVQVFGHKRWILFSPESDLRPTRIPFEESSVYSGLNFFSPGDLCQFNAIAEKAHIVTLAPGDVLIVPPKWWHFVENLDTALALNAWIPIEQDTDAQMQECFVKSIIFQFLRNVEPQIRKFMIYPNELKDFDEDPSEFLQQHLRILNYLSSVKDSGRAPSYRSDVSDEEFSDLLAKNTSAEFVREATKEEFTQILTENQKRFDESWRFPELTAQQRTSTEQLTNLINSLCNVEAIERMKECYLKLKKATAADS
- the LOC129791679 gene encoding alpha-mannosidase 2; protein product: MRIRKRSALLLSSAIILFFLFLYVLINHAIPNDKPKSMFILENKLKELQHNLNKHAEEFDEIKKQIGNLHTNQKSQEQQLDGNDLVKDSIINAGQWGADGGNSECASKHGEVPWPNIQMLDVYREMEFDNPNGGPWTQGWRVEYDPHHWNAHHKLKVFVVPHSHNDPGWIKTFETYYEHDTKPILTNLLRHLEANENMKFIWAEISFFARWYDELSAEAKKKVKRIVQRKQLEFVTGGWVMNDEANAHWVAILQQLTEGQTWLKTNLNVTPTSSWAIDPFGYTPTMPYILKGSGMKHLLIQRTHYSVKKRMAKNKDLEFRWRQIWDSTGDTDFFTHMMPFYSYDVPHTCGPDPKICCQFDFKRLPGYGLTCPWRIAPQAIDDNNVAKRAELIVDQWRKKSVLYKTRSVLIPLGDDFRYSQSSEWEAQRVNYEKLFEYINNEPSLNCHAQFATLTEYFDSVAKEKDFGQFPSLSGDFFTYADKDDNYWSGYFTSRPFHKRLDRVLMNYLRSAEMLHAWSTWDHEAGFDGLLRNARRALSLFQHHDGVTGTAKDHVMKDYAARMVDAVRASKFVIQQAVYKLLTKPSIYQPDYKFTYLNLDDSRFPIPDESRPTIIIGDEIPYKYVVVHNSLPQPREELVEFLIAKPFVSIRDLDKNVIPGQVSPVWSWHRGGFTTYAPQASTTKYRMSFRASVPPMGLKVYMILSANSAAESHGITYPKITIMTHTPFSLSLGDYPSQVEFTTPKEVSLHAENGASVAFTNQGFLKSMTVDANAPTMPIHVEFMKYGAKKGPDRSGAYLFMPDGPAMPLFLGNLTTLVSRGELESSVATGLPFAIHEYIMRDDGLEIRNLVDIGDMGNTEIVMRFLTPINSGEFFYTDLNGFQVIKRQRFSKIPLQANYYPVPTSIFIEDETFRLTLLTAQSLGGSSLKSGQLEIMQDRRLNQDDNRGLGQGVLDNQPITNIFRLVLELRDACATWDSRYPGGFLTSNVHWQLTTLTYPMDKLVFHENAWVGMLPTFGENHEPAEKGIEVAALRDLPHVSKGGKSTLGIVLRRTQLEKCSTDPNLEGNVNLKRLFGIEENKDIFTAPLTLLKKETSVPSDEITLCPMEMKAFIVGR